The Anopheles merus strain MAF chromosome 2L, AmerM5.1, whole genome shotgun sequence genome has a segment encoding these proteins:
- the LOC121594744 gene encoding uncharacterized protein LOC121594744, with amino-acid sequence MSVSRAPPVEEEDQQIIEEQEGIEMAQTNGQERREASQPNSSKYIQSLRAKHKGLFRKLANINTEQKDDSISQVQRGMLEELKAVQSHVMDLILEELPDDVDEDLAKDEAFHSLYASKAARLVVIDKKPSSATTPPEVASSSVSIQHHLNIPMPTFDGLYEHWPTFKAMFLDIMKRTNDSDAVKLHHLNKALQGKAAGILNTSILNGNNFQAAWDVLERRFENPRLIVDKHIAGLLQLKHAPRESAKDLRKLAETCKSHMDGLVFMKQTIDSTSNLIITHLLSSCMDADTRKAWESSLEHGEFPDLFKTLDFINRQCEVLESCTPETSRKSTSTKAFTSTTAANPSCVLCQQHHTLQNCPTFIAMSVVQRKSKVQSLKRCFNCLSAGHPVSQCRSKWTCRICKKRHHHLLHGEQLPAAPSLQPPDAAATSHQLPVDAAQPTFIGASMTSLTTAVPSTVLLSTVVLNITDRAGVSHPARALLDSGAQSNFITGRLAQFLELPRKLINLPLSGIGGSTRSNVRHSIETTIHSRCSSYTASLELLVLPKLSADIPTQPIDVSHWKIPETCILADPSFNRPGTIDIILGATHFFEILRTGRLSLGDNMPTIQETEFGWVVSGSATITEPMSPVMCAVATHTNELDNLMKQFFAIEDLSNTPSWSIEERACEDHYTATTTREEDGRYMVQLPRKPEMIGKLGDSKTIALRRFLAIERRLQREPDTQRAYVDFMEDTTTKCRVVFDASSKSSTGVSLNDTLMVEPTIQQDATSILLRFRTQPVALTADVTKMYRQVWIHPKDRSLQRIIWRSSPNDPIQEYELNTVTYGTASAPFLAVRSLQQIVADHGGEFPVAAERSCDFYVDEFVSGGQSSEAAQMLQLQTEQLYASAGFELRKWASSDPSVLQNVNQEKLASSLYATSGSKGLLATLGLIWDPASDTLQFKINTPYVIGAITKRKVLSCIARIYDPLGIVDPVKAMAKQFLQRIWTLQTEQQQPWGWDDELPHHLQGEWINFHNQLIHLQNLHIPRVAIRPDSTSSQFHFFCDASEKGYGACCYIRSRDDKGNITMQLYASKTKVTPINSKHSIARMELCAAQLASLLYDRVRLAVKLSSPATFWTDSMTVVHWLRASPNCWKPFVANRVSQVQHLTQGSVWRHIPGVDNPADLASRGCLSKDLLDNPLWWQGPSWICLPEDQWPESPLPSSCEAAAAEQRVTTVACPVTEKPPHRIFTLYSSFSRLRRIVAYWVQYFNRRFKRRQYAGIGLTTQDLREAEEVLCRLAQQDQFEHEIKALQHNKPIPSSSKLKWLHPQLGANGIIRVGGRLSNAPLLEDTKHPILVPNNHPLAELLMDHFHKTRLHAGPQLMLSNSRQRYWIIGGRNIARRVYHHCITCFRAKPSSSETLMADLPSSRVTPRRPFSITGIDYCGPVFVKGPHRRAAATKAYVAIFVCFITRAIHIELVSDLTTEAFLSALRRFVARRGLPEELHSDNATNFKGANNQLNELYRLLRTPEHQQGMQSWTLERQIIWKFIPPRAPHFGGIWEAAVRSMKHHLVRVLGNTTLSFEDMTTLLAEIECCLNSRPLTPMTEDPSDATALTPGHFLVGSHLQQVPDAETTTVPENRLTHWRLIQQLKRHFWTRWSREYLQQLQPRSKWISEGQEIKPVLNENEDEDSDSEYFTDANNETSEDIDGTSNECDETVIDDDVAVNSETLVIPSQSQILRRSSRTRKVPGNNVTSSKIMSSNSTEDPITHQDAMSRIKAERRKM; translated from the exons ATGTCAGTCTCACGTGCACCTCctgtagaagaagaagaccagCAAATCATCGAAGAGCAGGAAGGCATCGAAATGGCACAAACCAATGGTCAAGAAAGACGTGAAGCGTCGCAGCCAAACTCTTCAAAGTACATCCAAAGTCTACGCGCCAAACACAAAGGCTTATTCCGCAAGCTGGCAAACATAAACACCGAACAGAAAGACGACAGCATATCTCAAGTCCAACGAGGTATGCTGGAAGAACTGAAAGCGGTGCAGAGCCATGTCATGGATTTAATCCTCGAAGAATTGCCAGATGACGTAGACGAAGATTTGGCAAAAGACGAAGCATTCCACTCACTATATGCTTCTAAGGCAGCAAGGTTGGTCGTAATCGACAAAAAGCCATCGTCAGCTACAACACCTCCTGAAGTTGCATCATCATCGGTCTCCATTCAGCATCATCTCAACATCCCAATGCCGACTTTTGATGGTCTATACGAACACTGGCCAACGTTCAAGGCCATGTTCTTAGACATCATGAAGCGGACTAATGACTCGGATGCAGTAAAACTTCACCATCTCAACAAAGCGCTGCAAGGGAAAGCAGCTGGCATCCTGAACACGTCCATTCTGAATGGCAACAACTTCCAGGCGGCTTGGGACGTCTTGGAGAGGCGTTTTGAGAATCCTCGGCTGATTGTCGACAAGCACATCGCAGGATTGCTTCAGCTGAAGCATGCACCCCGAGAATCTGCAAAGGACCTGCGGAAGCTAGCGGAGACGTGCAAGAGTCATATGGATGGCTTAGTGTTTATGAAGCAGACTATCGACAGTACCAGCAACCTCATCATCACACATCTTCTCAGCTCATGTATGGACGCTGACACAAGGAAAGCATGGGAGAGTTCGTTGGAACATGGAGAGTTTCCGGATCTCTTCAAAACTCTCGATTTCATCAATCGTCAATGTGAGGTGCTCGAAAGCTGCACGCCAGAGACGTCACGGAAATCAACAAGCACCAAAGCTTTCACCTCCACCACAGCTGCCAATCCATCGTGTGTTCTGTGCCAGCAGCATCATACTCTTCAGAACTGTCCAACCTTCATCGCGATGTCCGTAGTGCAGAGGAAAAGTAAAGTACAGTCATTGAAACGCTGTTTCAATTGCCTCAGCGCTGGACACCCGGTTTCGCAGTGCCGATCGAAATGGACGTGCCGTATCTGCAAGaaacgtcatcatcatctacTTCATGGGGAGCagcttccagcagcaccatctctTCAGCCTCCAGACGCCGCTGCAACATCTCATCAGCTTCCAGTCGATGCAGCTCAACCAACATTCATCGGGGCATCGATGACTTCATTGACGACAGCAGTGCCATCCACAGTGCTATTGTCAACAGTAGTGCTCAACATCACCGATCGTGCCGGAGTTAGCCATCCAGCAAGAGCTCTCTTGGATAGCGGAGCTCAATCCAACTTCATCACCGGCAGATTGGCACAGTTCCTGGAATTGCCGCGGAAGCTAATCAATCTTCCGCTATCAGGTATTGGTGGCAGTACAAGATCGAATGTGCGACATTCCATCGAAACCACCATCCATTCTCGATGCTCGAGCTATACTGCATCATTGGAGTTGCTTGTGCTACCGAAGCTGTCAGCAGACATACCAACTCAACCGATTGATGTCAGCCATTGGAAGATACCTGAAACCTGCATCTTGGCTGATCCATCCTTCAATCGGCCAGGAACCATTGACATCATCTTGGGAGCAACACACTTCTTCGAGATCCTGAGGACCGGACGACTCTCCCTGGGTGACAACATGCCAACCATTCAGGAAACTGAATTTGGTTGGGTAGTCAGTGGCAGTGCTACCATCACCGAACCCATGTCTCCAGTAATGTGTGCGGTGGCAACACACACGAACGAGTTGGACAACCTGATGAAGCAGTTTTTCGCCATCGAAGACCTGAGCAACACACCGAGCTGGAGCATCGAAGAACGAGCCTGTGAGGATCACTACACTGCAACCACCACACGAGAAGAGGATGGCAGGTACATGGTTCAGCTTCCACGCAAGCCAGAAATGATTGGCAAGCTGGGCGATTCAAAGACTATCGCACTTCGACGGTTCCTAGCGATAGAACGTCGACTTCAACGAGAACCCGACACCCAACGTGCCTATGTGGACTTCATGGAAGA CACCACGACGAAGTGTCGAGTGGTGTTTGACGCATCGAGCAAATCTTCAACGGGTGTGTCTTTGAACGACACACTAATGGTCGAACCGACAATTCAACAAGATGCCACTTCTATTTTGCTGCGGTTCCGAACTCAACCAGTCGCCCTTACCGCTGACGTCACCAAAATGTACCGGCAGGTTTGGATTCATCCAAAGGACCGATCACTGCAACGCATCATTTGGCGAAGTTCACCCAACGATCCGATTCAGGAGTACGAACTCAACACGGTAACATATGGGACAGCATCCGCTCCATTCCTGGCAGTGCGTTCGTTGCAACAAATCGTAGCGGACCATGGAGGAGAGTTTCCAGTCGCCGCAGAACGTTCCTGTGACTTCTACGTAGATGAATTCGTTTCCGGCGGGCAATCATCTGAAGCGGCGCAGATGCTGCAGCTGCAAACTGAGCAACTCTACGCTAGTGCAGGATTCGAGCTGCGGAAGTGGGCGTCCAGTGACCCATCAGTACTTCAGAACGTGAACCAGGAGAAATTAGCATCCAGCCTTTATGCTACCAGTGGATCGAAGGGACTTCTCGCCACCCTCGGTTTGATTTGGGACCCAGCATCTGACACGTTGCAGTTTAAAATCAACACCCCATACGTGATTGGGGCAATCACCAAGAGAAAGGTGCTATCGTGCATCGCCAGGATCTATGATCCTTTGGGCATCGTCGATCCCGTAAAAGCCATGGCCAAGCAGTTCCTCCAACGCATCTGGACCCTACAAAcggagcagcaacagcccTGGGGATGGGATGACGAGTTGCCACATCATCTACAAGGAGAATGGATCAACTTCCACAACCAGTTGATACATTTACAAAATCTACACATTCCTCGTGTAGCCATCAGGCCCGATTCGACATCAAGCCAGTTCCATTTTTTCTGCGATGCATCGGAAAAGGGATATGGCGCATGCTGCTACATCAGAAGCCGAGATGACAAAGGGAACATCACGATGCAACTGTACGCGTCGAAAACTAAGGTGACACCGATAAATAGCAAACACTCCATTGCTCGAATGGAATTGTGCGCTGCACAATTGGCCAGCTTGCTCTATGATCGGGTCAGATTAGCGGTCAAGCTCTCGTCTCCTGCAACTTTCTGGACGGATTCCATGACCGTAGTTCATTGGTTACGAGCATCGCCAAATTGCTGGAAACCATTCGTCGCCAATCGCGTCTCCCAAGTGCAACACTTGACCCAAGGAAGTGTTTGGCGGCACATCCCCGGAGTCGACAATCCAGCGGACTTAGCATCGCGTGGTTGCTTGAGCAAGGACCTTCTAGACAATCCGCTATGGTGGCAGGGTCCTTCCTGGATTTGTCTACCCGAGGACCAGTGGCCTGAATCACCATTACCATCATCatgtgaagcagcagcagcagagcagcgAGTCACCACAGTAGCTTGTCCAGTTACAGAAAAACCACCACATCGCATCTTTACGCTATACTCATCATTCTCCAGGCTTCGAAGGATTGTGGCATATTGGGTGCAATACTTCAACAGGCGCTTCAAGCGTCGACAGTACGCGGGTATTGGACTTACAACCCAAGACCTACGGGAGGCTGAGGAAGTATTGTGTCGGCTGGCACAGCAGGACCAATTTGAGCATGAAATAAAGGCTCTTCAACATAACAAGCCGATACCTTCATCATCAAAGCTGAAATGGCTGCATCCGCAGCTAGGAGCAAACGGCATCATTCGCGTTGGAGGACGTCTATCCAATGCACCTCTACTAGAAGACACCAAGCATCCGATTTTGGTTCCCAACAACCATCCACTGGCGGAGTTATTAATGGACCACTTTCACAAAACTCGACTCCATGCGGGGCCACAACTGATGCTGAGCAACAGTCGCCAACGATATTGGATCATTGGTGGCAGGAACATAGCCCGACGTGTATATCATCACTGCATCACCTGTTTCCGAGCGAAACCTTCATCTTCAGAGACGCTAATGGCAGATCTACCATCAAGCAGAGTGACACCTCGTCGACCCTTTTCAATCACTGGGATTGATTATTGTGGTCCAGTATTCGTCAAGGGACCACATCGAAGGGCCGCTGCTACAAAGGCTTATGTAGCAATATTCGTTTGCTTCATAACACGAGCTATTCACATTGAGCTCGTGTCGGATCTCACCACAGAGGCGTTTTTATCAGCATTACGCCGTTTCGTCGCTCGTCGCGGACTTCCCGAGGAGTTGCATTCGGACAATGCAACGAACTTCAAAGGAGCCAACAATCAGCTGAATGAGCTGTACAGACTTCTGCGAACACCTGAACACCAACAAGGCATGCAGAGTTGGACGCTGGAAAGGCAGATCATCTGGAAATTTATACCACCACGCGCGCCTCATTTTGGCGGGATTTGGGAGGCAGCTGTGCGCTCGATGAAGCACCACCTGGTTCGAGTTCTGGGAAACACCACTCTATCTTTTGAAGATATGACGACGTTATTGGCTGAGATCGAGTGTTGCTTGAATTCTCGTCCTCTCACCCCGATGACGGAGGATCCATCCGACGCAACAGCCCTTACCCCAGGCCATTTTTTGGTTGGGTCACATCTGCAGCAGGTTCCAGACGCCGAAACGACGACCGTTCCTGAAAACAGACTTACTCACTGGCGCCTCATACAACAGCTAAAACGCCATTTTTGGACAAGATGGTCCAGGGAATACCTTCAACAGCTTCAGCCGCGTTCGAAATGGATAAGCGAAGGACAAGAGATTAAACCAG ttttgaatgaaaatgagGACGAGGACAGCGACAGCGAATACTTCACGGACGCGAACAATGAAACTTCCGAAGATATCGATGGAACTAGTAACGAATGTGACGAAACAGTGATCGATGATGATGTAGCTGTGAACAGCGAAACTCTCGTTATACCATCTCAATCGCAAATCCTAAGGCGAAGCAGTCGGACGCGTAAAGTCCCAGGGAA CAATGTTACCAGTTCAAAGATCATGAGCAGCAATTCAACCGAGGATCCAATCACACACCAGGATGCAATGTCGCGTATAAAAGCAGAGCGAAGGAAAATGTGA